From Triticum urartu cultivar G1812 chromosome 2, Tu2.1, whole genome shotgun sequence, a single genomic window includes:
- the LOC125540359 gene encoding soluble inorganic pyrophosphatase: MSEEDSTSAAAQQPTSRPAPKLNERILSSLSRRAVAAHPWHDLEIGPGAPAVFNVVVEITKGSKVKYELDKKTGLIKVDRVLYSSVVYPHNYGFIPRTLCEDNDPMDVLVLMQEPVIPGSFLRARAIGLMPMIDQGEKDDKIIAVCADDPEYRHYNDISELSPHRLQEIKRFFEDYKKNENKEVAVDAFLPATTAREAIQYSMDLYAQYILQSLRQ; encoded by the exons ATGAGCGAAGAGGACTCGACGAGCGCCGCTGCGCAGCAGCCGACGAGCCGGCCCGCTCCGAAGCTCAATGAGAGGATCCTGTCGTCGCTGTCGAGGAGGGCGGTGGCCGCGCATCCGTGGCATGATCTCGAGATCG GCCCTGGGGCTCCAGCGGTGTTCAATGTT GTTGTTGAGATCACAAAGGGAAGCAAAGTAAAATATGAGCTTGACAAGAAAACTGGACTGATTAAG GTTGATAGAGTTCTGTACTCATCAGTTGTATATCCTCACAACTATGGTTTCATTCCGAGGACACTTTGTGAAGACAATGATCCAATGGATGTGTTGGTCCTGATGCAG GAGCCTGTTATTCCTGGTTCTTTCCTCCGAGCTAGAGCAATTGGCCTTATGCCCATGATTGATCAG GGCGAAAAGGATGACAAGATCATAGCAGTCTGTGCTGATGATCCTGAATACCGTCACTACAATGACATCAGTGAGCTGTCTCCTCACCGCCTCCAAGAGATCAAGCGCTTCTTTGAGGACT ACAAGAAGAACGAGAACAAGGAGGTCGCTGTCGATGCGTTCTTACCTGCAACCACTGCCCGCGAGGCCATTCAGTATTCGAT GGACCTGTATGCGCAGTATATTTTGCAGAGCTTAAGGCAGTAG